tataaaaataaataaaaaggaatttaGCACAAATTTTACCGGAAGAGAATTTTGAATGATTCGAGGAGATTTAGGGGGCTTGTTGCAATTTCAGGAACCCTCCTGAACTGACAACATTCAATGTCCATAATTTAGTGGTTGACAATAAAGTCCTGGCTGTATATAACGCAAAATCTGAACATTTTCACCCATTTGTTGAGGTTGTTTTGGCTGATGTTGAGATTTAATGTTTTGGTCTTTTCTTGGATTGATTGACAAGAGAATAATTCAACCCCATCCCATGTTTTAATCAGCTTAACATCAGCAGTTGGAACATGATGaactcaacaaaaaacaacatcagaaTAAAATGTGACGTATCATTGATCACCTTTTctcggaagaagaagaaaacaaaatgaagcaaATGAATGAGATGTTGTTTAATTAGAAATATAGAAATATCATATATAAAGCACagttgtgatttttaaaaatttacTTTTATGATAATCGTGTTTGGTCTTTGAGGTATAATGATAAATGTGAGTCCCTTCATCTATGTTACAATGAACGTCAAAATGTATAGATGCCATATGTATAGTAAACAGATTCTACAGTGGTACTATTAGGCtacgtgcccacgacaacgctCTGAAGCAAAAACGCAGATGTCCGTTTTTCCCCTCCACAATTTATCTGCGTTTATCTGCGTTCTCACGAGCGTTTTGGGGGTGGATATCTGTCTATCCATGGGAACAGGGAAAAcgtataaaactcataatactcGCAGTTTGCCGATGAAGTAAGCACGCCCCGGACGTAGGTGGCAGTAGCAACAATACCAAATGCCTGTTTTGTGGCTACTTCCTCCGCGTCAGTTAGAAGAAAATGGCGAAGCGCGGCGGCAATAACAGTACGCCTAGTTCAAACtttgtttggacagatgaggaggtccagttgctgctaaacacaactttaaactacAAAGCCAGGAAGGCAGTGGATAATGTTGATTGGGATCCGTTGGTATCGTCTCCTATGGTCTAAATGACTCTCGGTAAAGAGTCTCGCCATTTGTTGGCCTGCATGCATACCATTCAACGCGGCTACTGCTACACGTTCATCCATGTTTATCAAAGGGCAGGCTCAAATTTGGCGCTAGAACGTCACTTCCAGatgcctgtgcaaaaaaaaaacctgtgcaaaaaACGCACTTCTGCGTTTTGAACTGTTCCTACGGCGACGAGAGACTGGAACGTTTTCAAGATCTCCACTTTGAGGGGCGTTTGCGTTTTCTCCGTTTTCAACTCCTAAAAACGCCGTCGCCGTGTGCACGATAGGCACATCTGTCGAAAGGTTCTACGTTTATCTGTCGTTaccgttgtcgtgggcacgggGCCTTAGAGTAAATGTATGTCAGTCATTTATGCATCCCTATAAATACACCGTCCGTCCAGTTCTGTTCAAATTTCAGTGCGGAACAGAAGTGTTGCATCCTTCATCTTTTTCTTGTAGTCTTCGTCAAATTGCTCACTCTGGGCCACAGTGAAATGGTTCTTCCAGTCACCAACTTTCCCTGCAGAACCACAGAGGAAAGATCACGTGTTAAAGCCTTAAGTGGagatctgatttgttttttctccacacaCGCGGTATTTATTCATCCATTTACCTTTTCTCATGAAAGGAGAAATTTTGAAATCCATAACTGGATTCGTAGAATAGTTTGCCATGTCATCCCTTTTCATATTATCAAACTGCACTCCTCCTGTAACCTTCATCTTGTCCTCTGCAGAGGGAGACAAACCAAGAAAGCAGCAGAGTTTGTCTATTTCCCGTCCAGTATCCTGTAAACACAGCATTCAGATCACCGTCTCATTGTTATGCTAGAGAAGAAAGGTAGCCTGAAAAGCAACACCTACAATAACAACTACATTACCTCAATCATATCTTCATAGAACATGTAATGGATCTTTGGAcaactctctttctttttccaccAGTTGTTCACATGGTCGTACCACGAGCCAAACACCACTGAGCCCACAGAAgaacacataaaaacatgtcagtatttTTAAGTAAACATATTTGAATTTGATCCAAGcctaatattattattgcattGCATACATACTCTTTCCCTCCATGAATCTCTGGAAGAAGTTGCTCCAATCTCCAGGCTCTGGCTGAGCTAGGTTCATGcggtcaaaatgaaaataagacaCCATGTTGTCTTTGGCATTCCGGGCAACGTAGATAATCTATACAGAATCATAAAAAACGTAAATGATTGTAAGACCAACAATAAATTAGACAtaatatacttttaaatgtctgtttgttCTACTGCTTCTCTTTGTTACATTTAGCCTATAAGTtactttccccttttttcagCATATTGTGATAATGCATATATGATTTGATCCCAAAAATATACAGACAACTGACCCTGCAGTTTTGTTCCCAGAAGGATTTAGGCACAAACTGGACTGGAAAGTGAGTTTTGATGAGTCGAGGCGATGTGGGGAGGTTGTCCGCCTGATCTTTTCCtttatgaagaaataaaaagtgataTCAGCCTTGATGCTGTAAACCTCTGCTCAGTATTGGTTACTTGACTGCTACAGTGAGGTCAGTTATGCGCCTTGTGACACTgataaaaagcatttaaacCGTGCCCATAAAATAATAACGTTTAATGAAGTTTTAAACGTCAACAAAGGAGGTCAAGAATACACAAAATGTAACTTTACTTCTGAATCTCTAAGAGCTGGTCTATATAACGTTGACCTATTATAATGTTCTTGTGAGGCGTTGGCCACTAAATACAATATAACTTTAGATGGGagttttttctatttgtgaagCATGTATGTGAATAAAAGTAAGTATATTCTATTGTGTGTTGAACCTGAAAGACAAGGAGGGAAGAAGATCTCCAAGAAAGGCACCCTGTCAAAGATTGGAACAGATTTCTGGCGCTCTTTCTGACCAAAATACAGCAGGTCAAGAATGTAGGAGGCCCAGGTGGTTCctgacagagacacagaaatacagagtgaataaaacAATCTCCACCCACTACCTTTATACACACTTTTTTTACGAGTCAGTTGATCTGGCTGTTCAAGGACTGACCTGCTTTGGGGTATGTTGCAATAAGTATATCATCGGGCCTGGCCTGAAAGTTTTGGATGTTCTCCCAATTGTCTGTGAAAAAGTAGACCATTGGGACTCCATGGAAATCAACCAGTTCTGGTCGAGAGGGTACctgcatgtaaaaaaaagtaggaACAATAATCAAAATGTTGGACCTTTTATAATAGTAATTAAACTGCAGGAATTTGACTATGTGGAAAAGAGCATTTGCTCAATGTCAGTAGCACAATAATATCAggttaatttagaaaaaaagagaaagaaatagagaAACATAAAATTACAGAGGGACAAAAGTGTGCTCACAGATTCTGATATAAATGCTGCTGGTAACTCTGCTTCATATCTGACGTTTTTTCTTCTACTTGTTTTTATCCTACttg
The Eleginops maclovinus isolate JMC-PN-2008 ecotype Puerto Natales chromosome 1, JC_Emac_rtc_rv5, whole genome shotgun sequence genome window above contains:
- the LOC134866472 gene encoding cytosolic sulfotransferase 3-like isoform X1; the encoded protein is MSFEQVKVPSRPELVDFHGVPMVYFFTDNWENIQNFQARPDDILIATYPKAGTTWASYILDLLYFGQKERQKSVPIFDRVPFLEIFFPPCLSGKDQADNLPTSPRLIKTHFPVQFVPKSFWEQNCRIIYVARNAKDNMVSYFHFDRMNLAQPEPGDWSNFFQRFMEGKMVFGSWYDHVNNWWKKKESCPKIHYMFYEDMIEDTGREIDKLCCFLGLSPSAEDKMKVTGGVQFDNMKRDDMANYSTNPVMDFKISPFMRKGKVGDWKNHFTVAQSEQFDEDYKKKMKDATLLFRTEI
- the LOC134866472 gene encoding cytosolic sulfotransferase 3-like isoform X2 translates to MSFEQVPSRPELVDFHGVPMVYFFTDNWENIQNFQARPDDILIATYPKAGTTWASYILDLLYFGQKERQKSVPIFDRVPFLEIFFPPCLSGKDQADNLPTSPRLIKTHFPVQFVPKSFWEQNCRIIYVARNAKDNMVSYFHFDRMNLAQPEPGDWSNFFQRFMEGKMVFGSWYDHVNNWWKKKESCPKIHYMFYEDMIEDTGREIDKLCCFLGLSPSAEDKMKVTGGVQFDNMKRDDMANYSTNPVMDFKISPFMRKGKVGDWKNHFTVAQSEQFDEDYKKKMKDATLLFRTEI